The Impatiens glandulifera chromosome 3, dImpGla2.1, whole genome shotgun sequence genome contains a region encoding:
- the LOC124932737 gene encoding probable protein phosphatase 2C 55: MNRTIDGAIPTTISTLSFNSLLSEMTFFHSQPPETIPVYDNSQRIPFSKSSPRPMKLKLVTGLCYLPNPNKEETGGEDAHFVCENAIGVADGVEEWDKYGVDSGEFAREVMFRCVAAIREEPKGCIDTTRVLQKAHALLQAEGSSTVCIIALTERGLHAVNLGDSGFMVIRDECAVFKSPAQQHAFNRTYHLAAIGNGADLPSSAQVFSVPVIPGDVIIAGSDGLFDNLYSNEITSAAVNAIRAGLDPEATAQKIAASARQSGDDKMRSTPFSTAAQNAGFRYSGGKLDDITVLVSFVKENAPTPSPFGYR; the protein is encoded by the exons ATGAACAGGACAATTGATGGAGCAATTCCCACCACAATTTCTACCTTATCCTTTAACAGTTTATTGTCAGAAATGACATTTTTCCATTCCCAGCCGCCTGAGACAATTCCTGTATACGACAATTCTCAGAGAATCCCTTTTTCCAAATCTTCTCCCCGTCCTATGAAACTGAAACTAGTAACGGGATTGTGTTACCTTCCCAATCCTAATAAAGAGGAAACAGGTGGGGAGGATGCCCATTTTGTTTGTGAAAATGCAATCGGTGTAGCTGATGGTGTCGAGGAATGGGATAAATATGGGGTCGATTCAGGGGAATTTGCCCGAGAAGTGATGTTTCGATGTGTTGCTGCAATTCGAGAAGAGCCTAAGGGTTGTATAGATACAACAAGAGTTCTCCAAAAGGCTCATGCTTTGCTGCAAGCTGAAGGGTCTTCCACAGTTTGCATAATAGCACTGACCGAGCGT GGTCTTCATGCCGTAAACTTGGGAGACAGTGGTTTCATGGTGATTAGAGATGAATGCGCTGTTTTCAAATCTCCAGCTCAACAACATGCTTTCAACCGTACATATCATTTAGCAGCCATTGGGAATGGTGCTGATCTTCCTAGCTCTGCCCAG GTGTTTTCTGTTCCTGTTATCCCGGGAGACGTTATAATTGCTGGCAGCGATGGGCTGTTTGATAATTTGTACAGCAATGAGATAACCTCTGCTGCTGTGAATGCCATTCGAGCTGGGTTGGATCCTGAAGCCACCGCTCAAAAGATTGCAGCTTCTGCAAGACAGAGTGGAGATGATAAGATGAGATCAACTCCATTCTCAACAGCTGCCCAAAATGCCGGTTTTCGTTATTCTGGGGGCAAGCTCGATGACATCACTGTCCTGGTTTCTTTTGTTAAG GAGAATGCTCCAACGCCATCACCATTTGGATACCGCTAA
- the LOC124928970 gene encoding zinc finger protein GAI-ASSOCIATED FACTOR 1-like: protein MSNSKGGEDQGNAPVRRIRNRPGMHDPDAEVIALLPEILLDIATHVCTVCNEDFQRVQNLRFHMRTHNLPLPEFQEPSHRGGREGKVYICPEPSCKHHDPKQALGDITAIKKHYARKHSKEKNWKCPKCFKKYAVESDLKAHVKICDGSSSSAPRTPSPPPSPSSPPSQTQTPPPPQRRQRQRQTQQPQTQTQPPPQRRQRQRQRQTQPQTQTQPPPQRRQRQRQPQPQPQTSYDLRSRANSISGNYV, encoded by the exons ATGTCGAACTCTAAGGGTGGGGAAGATCAGGGTAATGCGCCAGTAAGGAGGATAAGAAACCGTCCAGGAATGCATG atccAGATGCTGAGGTAATTGCTTTGTTACCTGAAATTCTGTTAGATATTGCGACTCATGTCTGCACTGTGTGTAATGAAGACTTCCAGCGCGTACAAAATCTAAGGTTTCACATGAGAACACATAACTTGCCGTTGCCGGAGTTCCAGGAGCCGTCGCACAGGGGAGGACGCGAGGGAAAAGTCTACATTTGTCCCGAGCCCAGTTGCAAACATCACGACCCCAAACAAGCTTTGGGCGATATCACGGCAATAAAGAAGCATTATGCCAGAAAACACAGCAAAGAGAAGAATTGGAAGTGTCCAAAATGCTTCAAGAAATACGCAGTGGAGTCAGATTTAAAGGCTCATGTTAAGATCTGCGATGGATCATCTTCTTCTGCTCCCCGCACTCCGTCGCCACCTCCGTCGCCGTCGTCGCCGCCGTCGCAGACGCAAACGCCGCCGCCGCCGCAAAGGAGGCAAAGGCAGAGGCAGACGCAGCAGCCGCAGACACAAACGCAGCCACCTCCGCAAAGGAGACAAAGGCAGAGGCAGAGGCAGACGCAGCCGCAGACACAAACACAGCCACCTCCGCAAAGGAGGCAAAGGCAGAGGCAGCCGCAGCCGCAGCCGCAGACTTCTTATGATCTGCGCTCTAGAGCTAACTCTATCTCCGGTAACTATGTTTAA